One genomic window of Pecten maximus chromosome 3, xPecMax1.1, whole genome shotgun sequence includes the following:
- the LOC117323088 gene encoding dentin sialophosphoprotein-like translates to MNTASKVLLLLYVFKLSRAEECDVRIWYLEMTKNGVFDGELSAEQLFLQKTINEMVLSSKKDSSKRKVNCDVLEMYEEMLKPDEEEDSSDKQDGNEGENESKSSKEEQSKEDTALLVDKVNDNETKTISDVSEETADQLVSEGTELHSSKEADETDTTEKVSDVNEEADETDTTEKVSDVNEEADETDTTEKVSDVNEEADETDTTEKVSDVNEEADETDTTEADQMEADETELFSDDSNDDEEEKVEIEKIDTIEEEIVSDFSSNSLDKLEDEETIVSSIDLLEETISIDDDRPVENAPRVFSQ, encoded by the exons ATGAACACCGCAAGCAAAGTGCTACTTTTACTTTACGTATTCAAATTGTCCAG AGCAGAAGAATGTGACGTCAGGATATGGTATCTGGAAATGACGAAAAATGGAGTATTTGATGGGGAACTAAGTGCCGAGCAACTGTTCCTACAGAAAACCATTAATGAAATGGTTTTAAGTAGCAAAAAGGATTCATCAAAGAGAAAAGTCAATTGTGATGTTCTGGAAATGTACGAGGAAATGCTAAAACCCGATGAAGAAGAGGACTCAAGTGACAAACAGGATGGCAATGAAGGAGAGAACGAGTCAAAATCAAGCAAAGAAGAACAATCGAAAGAAGATACTGCATTACTTGTAGATAAGGTTAATGACAACGAAACGAAGACTATTTCAGATGTTAGTGAAGAGACTGCGGATCAGTTAGTTAGTGAAGGAACAGAGTTACACAGTTCAAAAGAGGCTGATGAAACAGATACAACTGAGAAAGTTTCGGATGTTAATGAAGAGGCCGATGAAACAGATACAACCGAGAAAGTTTCGGATGTTAATGAAGAGGCCGATGAAACAGATACAACCGAGAAAGTTTCGGATGTTAATGAAGAGGCCGATGAAACAGATACAACTGAGAAAGTTTCAGATGTTAATGAGGAGGCTGATGAAACAGATACAACCGAGGCCGATCAAATGGAAGCGGATGAAACAGAACTATTTTCTGATGATTCAAATGATGACGAAGAGGAAAAGGTGGAAATAGAAAAAATCGATACCATTGAGGAAGAGATTGTTTCAGATTTCTCATCCAATAGTTTAGATAAATTAGAAGACGAAGAAACAATAGTATCATCGATTGATCTATTAGAAGAAACAATTTCGATTGATGATGACAGACCCGTGGAAAATGCCCCAAGAGTCTTTAGTCAATGA
- the LOC117323086 gene encoding cytochrome c oxidase assembly factor 6 homolog yields MENAVKKGDTKENRKLCYSSRDAYWKCLDRTSEKLGESKCKHLREDYENFCHPSWVMHFDNLRLNELATRKYAMFDPVDDLPPVRQSPEVEAKMKTTFIPFD; encoded by the exons ATGGAGAATGCTGTCAAAAAAGG AGACACTAAAGAAAACAGAAAACTGTGTTATAGTTCAAGGGATGCTTATTGGAAATGTCTGGACAGAACAAGTGAAAAACTAGGTGAATCAAAATGCAAACATCTAAGGGAAGATTACGAGAACTTTTGTCATCCTTCATGG GTCATGCATTTTGATAATCTACGATTGAATGAATTAGCAACAAGAAAATATGCCATGTTTGATCCTGTGGACGATCTTCCTCCAGTGAGACAGAGTCCTGAAGTTGAAGccaaaatgaaaacaacattcaTCCCATTTGAttaa
- the LOC117323085 gene encoding breast cancer metastasis-suppressor 1-like protein-A isoform X2 has product MPTIENGKREREEEMEQETPDSDKSSEDESELGSMDEDESELDEEECERRKNEFLDDMIDLERQFTDLKEQLYKERMGQYEAKLEEVKAGKAIEYLNPLAELQDNMRIRIQVSGILKEYRKICIQNKFESEELATRQNMESEKDILFDSVKQDLEEKIRRLEEDRHNIDISSDLWNESQFMKKNKKNKDPSNPDRRKKPVTVAGPYIVYL; this is encoded by the exons ATGCCAACAATAGAAAACGGTAAACGAGAAAGGGAAGAAGAAATGGAACAGGAAACTCCAGATAGTGATAAAAGTTCCGAAGATGAGTCGGAATTGGGTTCTATGGACGAAGATGAGTCGG AACTGGATGAAGAAGAATGTGAGAGGCGTAAAAATGAATTCCTGGATGATATGATTGATTTGGAAAGACAATTCACAGATCTTAAAGAACA ACTTTACAAGGAGAGGATGGGGCAGTATGAAGCCAAACTTGAGGAAGTCAAGGCCGGCAAAGCTATAGAGTACCTTAATCCTCTGGCTGAGCTCCAGGATAACATGAGGATACGGATACAGGTGTCAG GAATTCTTAAAGAATACAGAAAAATTTGTATCCAAAATAAATTTGAGAGTGAAGAACTAGCCACCAGACAGAATATGGAG AGTGAGAAGGATATATTATTTGACTCTGTCAAGCAGGACTTGGAGGAGAAGATCCGTCGACTAGAGGAAGATAGACATAACATAGACATTTCATCAG ATTTATGGAATGAATCACAGTTcatgaagaaaaataaaaagaataaagACCCGTCAAACCCTGACAGACGAAAGAAACCGGTGACAGTGGCTG GTCCATATATTGTATACCTGTAG
- the LOC117323085 gene encoding breast cancer metastasis-suppressor 1-like protein-A isoform X1, whose amino-acid sequence MPTIENGKREREEEMEQETPDSDKSSEDESELGSMDEDESELDEEECERRKNEFLDDMIDLERQFTDLKEQLYKERMGQYEAKLEEVKAGKAIEYLNPLAELQDNMRIRIQVSGILKEYRKICIQNKFESEELATRQNMESEKDILFDSVKQDLEEKIRRLEEDRHNIDISSDLWNESQFMKKNKKNKDPSNPDRRKKPVTVAGPYIVYLLKDVDIIEDWTAIKKALKQNQKRKPDIEF is encoded by the exons ATGCCAACAATAGAAAACGGTAAACGAGAAAGGGAAGAAGAAATGGAACAGGAAACTCCAGATAGTGATAAAAGTTCCGAAGATGAGTCGGAATTGGGTTCTATGGACGAAGATGAGTCGG AACTGGATGAAGAAGAATGTGAGAGGCGTAAAAATGAATTCCTGGATGATATGATTGATTTGGAAAGACAATTCACAGATCTTAAAGAACA ACTTTACAAGGAGAGGATGGGGCAGTATGAAGCCAAACTTGAGGAAGTCAAGGCCGGCAAAGCTATAGAGTACCTTAATCCTCTGGCTGAGCTCCAGGATAACATGAGGATACGGATACAGGTGTCAG GAATTCTTAAAGAATACAGAAAAATTTGTATCCAAAATAAATTTGAGAGTGAAGAACTAGCCACCAGACAGAATATGGAG AGTGAGAAGGATATATTATTTGACTCTGTCAAGCAGGACTTGGAGGAGAAGATCCGTCGACTAGAGGAAGATAGACATAACATAGACATTTCATCAG ATTTATGGAATGAATCACAGTTcatgaagaaaaataaaaagaataaagACCCGTCAAACCCTGACAGACGAAAGAAACCGGTGACAGTGGCTG GTCCATATATTGTATACCTGTTaaaagatgttgatattattGAAGACTGGACAGCTATTAAAAAG gctttaaaacaaaatcagaagCGGAAACCAGATATCGAGTTTTGA